One stretch of Bombus affinis isolate iyBomAffi1 chromosome 4, iyBomAffi1.2, whole genome shotgun sequence DNA includes these proteins:
- the LOC126915414 gene encoding uncharacterized protein LOC126915414 isoform X2 — translation MTTTTGDPSTLKSPASLSGGDLVSRLLAATPPYLYNVPLTPHSFFFSEMLRSFVQAKTEVSSANNTTSIPRRRKRSWRDARDRPLELTTKERQHHHHHHHSQQQQQQQPPDKYFHTQQQPQQAETRLENGSKQSDGYDTASKVGNFDQKPNFGTDILKPVDENKSEFSKQSKSFFDERPRHFEQAQPPENMFASELQKVKPEESHSSDRKNCNYNDRSPYDDRTKSAIGNQELPPLLSDQKKLDFSRTFLPSLPGRACDMLPGVKGFGLPGNVTNPEFLPGPLWYPPYPMPQSYPGIDPLHFFIDLRVSGHIWDRKLSERQLPFKGKHCSAFSVPQSKEYNSNRPLNLTRDEASTSRNSEENLRGTNYILRHLTRTYRDIGQARKATRSETSTSGESEDSSKDIDNNERSPKPEEISVASTSPEEERKDLRALIGLELVVDYVKEPKGDTSNEQNSQVTE, via the exons ATGACGACGACCACAGGCGATCCGTCGACTCTGAAGAGTCCAGCCTCGCTCTCCGGCGGCGATTTGGTGTCCCGCCTTCTAGCAGCGACTCCTCCATACCTGTACAACGTGCCCTTAACACCGCATAGCTTCTTCTTCAGCGAGATGTTGCGTTCGTTTGTGCAAGCAAAGACGGAAGTATCATCGGCGAACAACACGACGAGCATACCTCGACGTCGCAAAAGATCTTGGCGAGACGCTCGGGATCGTCCCTTGGAATTAACCACGAAGGAAAGACAACATCATCACCATCACCATCActcgcagcagcaacagcagcaacagccgCCGGATAAATATTTCCATACTCAACAGCAGCCACAGCAAGCGGAGACGCGGCTGGAGAACGGAAGTAAGCAAAGCGACGGCTACGACACCGCAAGTAAAGTGGGCAACTTCGACCAGAAGCCAAACTTCGGGACAGACATTTTGAAACCGGTGGATGAAAATAAATCTGAGTTTAGCAAGCAGAGTAAGAGCTTTTTCGACGAACGACCTCGTCACTTTGAGCAGGCCCAACCACCAGAAAACATGTTCGCCAGTGAATTGCAGAAAGTGAAGCCGGAAGAGTCTCACTCTAGCGACCGTAAGAATTGCAATTACAACGACAGAAGCCCGTACGATGATCGTACGAAGAGCGCGATTGGCAATCAAGAGCTACCGCCCCTATTGTCAGATCAGAAGAAGCTCGATTTCTCGAGGACCTTTTTGCCCAGCCTTCCAGGAAGGGCCTGCGATATGCTTCCGGGCGTGAAAGGATTCGGTCTGCCCGGGAACGTCACCAACCCGGAATTCCTCCCTGGTCCACTTTGGTATCCGCCTTATCCAATGCCTCAATCATATCCTGGCATCGATCCTCTGCACTTCTTCATCGACCTTCGCGTATCCGGTCATATCTGGGATCGCAAGTTGAGCGAGAGGCAACTGCCTTTCAAAGGCAAACACTGTTCCGCCTTCAGTGTGCCACAATCCAAGGAATATAATAGCAATCGACCGTTAAATTTGACGAGAGACGAGGCTAGCACGTCTAGGAACAGCGAGGAAAATCTACGTGGCACTAATTATATTTTGAGACACTTGACTAGGACGTACAGGGACATCGGCCAGGCACGGAAAGCAACCAGGAGCGAAACGTCGACTTCTGGCGAGAGCGAAGATAGTTCAAAGGACATTGATAATA ACGAAAGATCTCCAAAACCGGAAGAAATCTCGGTTGCGTCCACAAGTCCGGAAGAAGAGAGGAAGGATCTTCGAGCGTTGATAGGGTTGGAACTGGTGGTGGATTATGTGAAAGAGCCGAAGGGAGATACCTCGAACGAGCAGAATTCGCAAGTAACCGAATAA
- the LOC126915416 gene encoding probable isocitrate dehydrogenase [NAD] subunit alpha, mitochondrial, protein MAAQWIRNAVPKIGCVRFYSSKIHKCTLIPGDGIGPEISTAVQKIFDAAKVPIEWESVDVTPVKGPDGKFGIPQAAIDSVNRNKIGLKGPLMTPIGKGHRSLNLALRKEFNLYANVRPCRSLEGYKTLYDNVDVVTIRENTEGEYSGIEHEIVEGVVQSIKLITEEASSRVAEFAFQYAQDNNRKMVTAVHKANIMRMSDGLFLRCCREAAQKFPSIKFEERYLDTVCLNMVQDPSQYDVLVMPNLYGDILSDMCAGLVGGLGLTPSGNIGLNGALFESVHGTAPDIAGQDKANPTALLLSAVMMLKYMGLNEHAKMIEISAYDTIKEGKHLTGDLGGSAKCSEYTNEICKKVSALAK, encoded by the exons ATGGCAGCACAGTGGATACGAAATGCA GTCCCGAAAATTGGCTGTGTCCGTTTTTACAGCAGTAAAATTCACAAATGCACACTTATTCCCGGAGATGGTATCGGACCCGAAATTTCAACTGCCGTACAAAAGATTTTCGATGCTGCCAAG GTACCAATAGAGTGGGAATCTGTTGATGTAACACCGGTAAAAGGTCCAGATGGAAAATTTGGTATTCCACAAGCTGCCATTGATTCAGTTAACAGAAATAAAATTGGTTTGAAAGGACCATTGATGACACCTATAGGAAAGGGACATAGATCTTTAAATCTTGCATTAAGAAA agaatttaatttatatgccAACGTTCGACCATGCCGTTCCTTGGAAGGATATAAGACATTATATGACAATGTTGATGTTGTCACTATCAGAGAAAATACAGAAGGAGAATACTCTGGTATAGAACATGAAATTGTAGAAGGAGTTGTACAATCCATTAAATTGATTACGGAGGAAGCTTCCAGTCGAGTAGCAGAATTTGCTTTCCAATATGCTCAggataataatagaaaaatg GTGACTGCAGTACATAAAGCAAATATAATGAGAATGTCAGATGGTTTGTTCTTAAGGTGCTGTAGAGAAGCTGCACAAAAATTTCCCTCTATTAAATTTGAAGAAAGATATTTAGATACAGTATGCTTGAACATGGTTCAAGATCCTAGTCAATACGATGTACTTGTAATGCCTAATTTATATGGTGATATTTTGTCTGATATGTGTGCTGGACTTGTAGGAGGACTTGGTCTTACACCAAGTGGAAATATTGGTTTAAATGGTGCATTGTTTGAATCT GTGCATGGGACTGCTCCAGATATAGCAGGTCAAGATAAGGCGAATCCTACAGCATTATTACTCTCTGCTGTAATGATGCTTAAGTATATGGGACTAAATGAACATGCTAAAATGATCGAAATTTCTGCTTATGACACTATTAAAGAAGGCAAACATTTAACTGGAGATCTTGGTGGATCTGCAAAATGCAGTGAATACACTAATGAAATTTGCAAAAAAGTTTCAGCATTAGCTAAATAG
- the LOC126915420 gene encoding uncharacterized protein LOC126915420, with protein MNNGWIFVSILTTFVVVVNGRVYYLPTLDQNRYDDLTFPVPNEQSSRDLDLSFFAGDSSDPDSKIHPVKKVYTLVAPEKPVMEVNKEELPITRYKLVEAPVKRVGSDDIIMVPEVNRKMVKIDRNNKGEVILELRVIANHDTV; from the exons ATGAACAACGGTTGGATATTTGTGAGCATCCTGACGACGTTCGTAGTTGTCGTTAATGGACGAGTTTATTATTTGCCGACTCTGGACCAGAATCGATACGACGACTTAACTTTCCCCGTTCCGAATGAGCAATCTTCGCGGGATTTGGATCTGAGTTTCTTTGCTGGGGACTCGAGCGATCCTGATAGTAAGATACATCCTGTTAAAAAG GTGTACACGCTTGTCGCGCCGGAAAAGCCGGTCATGGAAGTGAACAAAGAGGAGCTACCGATCACGCGTTACAAATTAGTCGAAGCACCTGTTAAGAGAGTCGGATCAGATGATATTATCATGGTCCCGGAGGTGAACCGCAAAATGGTGAAAATCGATAGGAACAACAAGGGTGAAGTGATCTTGGAGCTTCGCGTTATCGCTAATCACGACACTGTTTGA
- the LOC126915414 gene encoding uncharacterized protein LOC126915414 isoform X1, protein MENCSSSKIRNMTTTTGDPSTLKSPASLSGGDLVSRLLAATPPYLYNVPLTPHSFFFSEMLRSFVQAKTEVSSANNTTSIPRRRKRSWRDARDRPLELTTKERQHHHHHHHSQQQQQQQPPDKYFHTQQQPQQAETRLENGSKQSDGYDTASKVGNFDQKPNFGTDILKPVDENKSEFSKQSKSFFDERPRHFEQAQPPENMFASELQKVKPEESHSSDRKNCNYNDRSPYDDRTKSAIGNQELPPLLSDQKKLDFSRTFLPSLPGRACDMLPGVKGFGLPGNVTNPEFLPGPLWYPPYPMPQSYPGIDPLHFFIDLRVSGHIWDRKLSERQLPFKGKHCSAFSVPQSKEYNSNRPLNLTRDEASTSRNSEENLRGTNYILRHLTRTYRDIGQARKATRSETSTSGESEDSSKDIDNNERSPKPEEISVASTSPEEERKDLRALIGLELVVDYVKEPKGDTSNEQNSQVTE, encoded by the exons TGCTCATCTTCGAAAATCAGAAACATGACGACGACCACAGGCGATCCGTCGACTCTGAAGAGTCCAGCCTCGCTCTCCGGCGGCGATTTGGTGTCCCGCCTTCTAGCAGCGACTCCTCCATACCTGTACAACGTGCCCTTAACACCGCATAGCTTCTTCTTCAGCGAGATGTTGCGTTCGTTTGTGCAAGCAAAGACGGAAGTATCATCGGCGAACAACACGACGAGCATACCTCGACGTCGCAAAAGATCTTGGCGAGACGCTCGGGATCGTCCCTTGGAATTAACCACGAAGGAAAGACAACATCATCACCATCACCATCActcgcagcagcaacagcagcaacagccgCCGGATAAATATTTCCATACTCAACAGCAGCCACAGCAAGCGGAGACGCGGCTGGAGAACGGAAGTAAGCAAAGCGACGGCTACGACACCGCAAGTAAAGTGGGCAACTTCGACCAGAAGCCAAACTTCGGGACAGACATTTTGAAACCGGTGGATGAAAATAAATCTGAGTTTAGCAAGCAGAGTAAGAGCTTTTTCGACGAACGACCTCGTCACTTTGAGCAGGCCCAACCACCAGAAAACATGTTCGCCAGTGAATTGCAGAAAGTGAAGCCGGAAGAGTCTCACTCTAGCGACCGTAAGAATTGCAATTACAACGACAGAAGCCCGTACGATGATCGTACGAAGAGCGCGATTGGCAATCAAGAGCTACCGCCCCTATTGTCAGATCAGAAGAAGCTCGATTTCTCGAGGACCTTTTTGCCCAGCCTTCCAGGAAGGGCCTGCGATATGCTTCCGGGCGTGAAAGGATTCGGTCTGCCCGGGAACGTCACCAACCCGGAATTCCTCCCTGGTCCACTTTGGTATCCGCCTTATCCAATGCCTCAATCATATCCTGGCATCGATCCTCTGCACTTCTTCATCGACCTTCGCGTATCCGGTCATATCTGGGATCGCAAGTTGAGCGAGAGGCAACTGCCTTTCAAAGGCAAACACTGTTCCGCCTTCAGTGTGCCACAATCCAAGGAATATAATAGCAATCGACCGTTAAATTTGACGAGAGACGAGGCTAGCACGTCTAGGAACAGCGAGGAAAATCTACGTGGCACTAATTATATTTTGAGACACTTGACTAGGACGTACAGGGACATCGGCCAGGCACGGAAAGCAACCAGGAGCGAAACGTCGACTTCTGGCGAGAGCGAAGATAGTTCAAAGGACATTGATAATA ACGAAAGATCTCCAAAACCGGAAGAAATCTCGGTTGCGTCCACAAGTCCGGAAGAAGAGAGGAAGGATCTTCGAGCGTTGATAGGGTTGGAACTGGTGGTGGATTATGTGAAAGAGCCGAAGGGAGATACCTCGAACGAGCAGAATTCGCAAGTAACCGAATAA